In Thermodesulfobacteriota bacterium, the DNA window GCGTGGAGAGGGTCATAAAGATACCGCCGTCCATGATGATGCAGTCCTGGATGGGGAGTGACTTCACGAACGACGACCTCGTGAAGGAGTCGAGCATAGTCGACGACTACACCCACACCCTCCTTGGCGAGGTCGAGCTCGACGGAGCCGCGACCTACCACGTGGAGGCCCGGCCCCGCCCCAATGCGCCAGTGGTCTGGGACAGGATACTCTACTGGGTAAGGAAAAAGGACTACATGCCCCTGAAGGAAGAGTTCTACAGCGAGAGGGGGGAGCTCATAAGGGTCCTTACGTTTTCCGACATAAAGGAGATCGGCGGGAGGACCATACCGACCTTCTGGAAGATGGTGCCCGTAAAGAAGGAGGGCAAGCAGACCTCCTTCCGCATCATCGAGGCCGAGTTCGACGTGCCGATAGACGATAGTATATTCACTCTCCGGAACATGAAGAGGGTAAGATGATAGTCTTGAAGATGGCCTGGCGCAACGTCTGGCGGAACTTAAGGCGTTCGCTCATAACCGTTTCGGCTATTGGCTTCGGCCTCTCGGTCTTGCTCTTCCAGCAGTCGCTCGTAACCGGGTTTCAGGACCGGCTCGTCG includes these proteins:
- a CDS encoding outer membrane lipoprotein-sorting protein, which translates into the protein MLLYRLIPIALAGFLIVPLFPLSSVRAEPVDATEVIRRLDLLLRGDTSTGLYEMTITDPKWERTLRMRVWEKRREKKTFIRILSPQKEKGVGTLKLETEMWNYLPRVERVIKIPPSMMMQSWMGSDFTNDDLVKESSIVDDYTHTLLGEVELDGAATYHVEARPRPNAPVVWDRILYWVRKKDYMPLKEEFYSERGELIRVLTFSDIKEIGGRTIPTFWKMVPVKKEGKQTSFRIIEAEFDVPIDDSIFTLRNMKRVR
- a CDS encoding ABC transporter permease; translation: MIVLKMAWRNVWRNLRRSLITVSAIGFGLSVLLFQQSLVTGFQDRLVENSVRLHSGHIQVHKSGYHKKKKVETAIEDPSAVDEVLAATPGI